GGGCGGCGTGCGGATGCGGAAGTTCTCGGGCCGCTACGAGCAGTTCAACATCCTCAACGGCGTCAAGCGCATCTTCGGCATGCAGTCGCTGTGGGAGGGCGCGAAGGCGCTGCTGAAGACCGGGGCGATCGCGATCGCGCTGTGGGCGGTGATCGCGACGCTCATCCCGGTGCTGTCGGCGAGCGGGGCGCACTCCGTGACGCTGCTGCTGGGCACGGCCGCCGACGGCACGGCCGCGCTGCTGCAGGTGGCGATCATGGTGGGTCTGGGGCTGGCGGCCATCGACGTGTTCGTCGTGATGCGCCGCAACACCAAGCACACCCGCATGACCAGGCGCGAGGTGACCGATGAGCACAAGAGCTCGGAGGGCGATCCGCTGATCCGCCAGCAGCGGCGATCGCGCCAGCTGGCGATGAGCCGCAACCGCATGATCGCGGCGGTGGCGGGTTCGGATGTCGTGCTGGTCAACCCCACGCACGTGGCCGTGGCGCTGCGTTACGAGCCGGGACGGTCGGCGCCGAAGGTGGTCGCGAAGGGCAAGGGCGTGGTCGCCGAGAAGATCCGCGAGCGGGCGACCGAGTGCGGTGTGCCGATGGTGCGCGACATTCCGCTCGCGCGGGCGCTGCACGCGGCCTGCGAGCTGGGCCAGGAGATTCCCGAAGAGCTGTACACGGCCGTGGCGCGCGTGCTGGTGTTCGTGGACATGCTGCGGCGGCGCGGGTCCGCACGCGGCGTGCATTCAGTGCCGGTGAGGACGGCATGATGGCAAGGAGGACCGCATGCGCGGAACGCTGAACAGGATCGTCGTACCGATCGCCGTGGTGGGCATCATCATGCTGCTGGTGGTGCCGGTGCCGCCGGTGCTGCTGGACACGCTGATCATCCTGAACATCCTGTTCGCCCTGGTGATCCTGCTGAACACGATGTTCATCCGCAAGCCGCTGGACTTCTCGGTGTTCCCGTCGCTGCTGCTGGTGGCGACGCTGTTCCGGCTGGGGCTGAACGTGGCATCCACCCGGCTCGTGCTGGGCGAGGCGTACGCCGGACAGGTGATCGAGGCGTTCGGCACGATCGCGGTGGGCGGGTCGCTGATCATCGGTGCGGTGATCTTCCTGATCCTGGTGGTCATCCAGTTCGTCGTGGTGACCAAGGGCGCCGAGCGCGTGGCCGAGGTGGGCGCCCGGTTCACGCTGGATGCCATGCCCGGAAAGCAGATGGCGATCGACGCCGACCTGAACGCGGGACTGATCACCGACGTGCAGGCGCGGGAGCGCCGTGCCGAGGTGGCCGCCGAGGCCGACTTCTACGGGGCGATGGACGGTGCCTCGAAGTTCGTCAAGGGCGATGCGATCGCGGGGCTCGTGATCATCATCATCAACATCGTGGGCGGTATCGCGATCGGCATGGTCTCGCACGGGATGGCGATCGACGAGTCGGTGAACACGTACAGCCTGCTCACCATCGGTGATGGGCTGGTCACGCAGATCCCCGCGCTGCTGATGGCGGTGTCGACGGGCATGATCGTGACGCGCTCGAACGCCGAGGCCGACATGGGCAGCTCGGCGTTCGCGCAGCTGGGCCAGTCGGTGAACGCGCTGAACATCGCCGGGTGCGCGGCGATCGTGATGGCGTTCATCCCGGGGATGCCGATGCTGCCGTTCATCGTGGTGGGGGCGCTGCTGATCCTGGCGGCTCAGCGCGTGAAGGCGTCGCAGGCCGCCACCGCGGCATCCGAGGTCGCACCCGCCGAGACGTCGTCGTCGGACAGTCCCGAAGAGCTGATGGAGCGCATGCGGGTGCATGCGCTCGAGATCCAGCTGTCTTCGGATGTCGTCGATCTGGTCACCGGCGGCCCGGACGACCTGCTCGCGCGGGTGAAGGCGCTGCGCCGGCGCATCGCGCTGGATCTGGGTCTGGTGGTGCCGCCGGTGCGCACGCGCGACAGCGTGGAGCTGCCGTCGTCGACGTATGTGATCCGCATCGCCGGCGTCGAGGCCGGCCGCGGCGTCGTGCCGCCCGGTCGCCTGCTGGCGCTGGGGGCGGGGCTGGATGCGCTGCCCGGGGCGGCCGTGCACGACCCGGTGTTCGGGCTGGAGGGCAAGTGGATCCCGGCGGAGATGCGGCACAGTGCCGAGCTCGCCGGGGCGACGGTGGTCGATCGCGCCAGCGTGGTGGTCACGCACCTGTCGAGTGTGATCCACGCCGGGGCCGCACGTCTGCTGAGCCGTGAAGACGTGCGTCAGCTGACCGATGCGCTCAAGCAGGTGTCGCCGGCTGCGGTGGAGGAGCTCACCCCGGCGCTGCTCTCGCTGGCCGAGGTGCAGCGGGTGCTGCAGGCGCTGCTGGCCGAGCGGGTGCCGATCAACGATCTCAGCCGCATCTACGAGGCGCTCGCGGTGCGCGCCAAGACGTCGACCGATCTGGAGGGTCTGGTCGAGGCGGCACGGGCGGCGCTCGGGCCGGCGATCGCGGCGCGGTTCGCCGAAGACGGCGTGCTGCGCGTGATCATGATCAACCCGCTGCTGGAGCAGTCCATGATGGAGAGCCTGCGGATGGGCGAGGATGGCCCGCAGATCGTCTTCGAGCCGAACCGCATGGAGGCGGTGGTGGAGTCGGTGCGTCAGGCGGTGACGGCGGCTTCCGCCCGGGACGGCGGCGAGCCGGTGCTGGTGTGCGCGCCGTCGCTGCGTGCCGCGGTGCGCCGGATGGTGTCGGCGCAGACCGACGGGCTGCCGGTGCTGTCGTACACCGAGGCGGGCGGCGCGGGAGTGTTCACCATCGAGACGGTCGGGGTGGTGCGCGATGCCGCCCCGTCGGCGGTCGCCGGCCTGGCCGGCCCCGCCGAGTAGGCTGTTCGGATGCTGGTGTTGACGAGGCGAATCGGCGAGAGCGTGCTGATCGGCGACGATATCGAGGTGACGCTGCTCGATGTCAAGGGCGACAGCGTGCGCATCGGCATCAACGCCCCCGTTCGACTCGCATCCAGCGCTCCGAGATCGTCGAAGCCGTGGTCGCCGAGAACACGGCGGCGGCGTCGGACACGGGCGCCGAGACGGCGGATGCCATTCTGGCTGCCGTGCTGCAGGCGAGAGGACGGTCATGAGCGACGTCGACGGCACCACCCGACCCCGCATCCGCAGGGCCGACCTTCGTCGCATGCGCGAGGCGCTCGATCACGGTGAGACCGCGTTGCCGGCCGAAGTGCCCGTCTCGGTGCCGGCTCCCCGGCCCGCTCCGGTGCCACAGGGTGCACCGCGGGGCACGATCCTGACGGTGTGCACCGGCAACATCTGCCGTTCGCCGATGGGCGAGGTGCTGCTGCGTGCGCGGCTGCGCGACCTGGGTGTGCGGGTGCACAGCGCGGGCACGCATGCGCTGGTCGATCACGAGATGACCGAGCAGGCGCAACAGCTTGCGGTGGCGAACGGAGCGGATGCCGGGGATGCGGCGGCGCATCGTGCCCGGCTGCTGACCGTGCAGCACCTGGCGGAGACCGACCTGGTGCTGACGATGGCGCGCGAGCACCGTTCATATGTGGTGCAGCTGTCGCCGGCACTGCTGCGGCGCACGTTCACGGTGCGGGAGTTCGCGCGCCTGGCGGCGACGCTCAGCGACGACGAGGTGCGTCGAGGTCTGTCGGCTGCGGGAACGGATGCCGGTGCGCGCCTGCGCGCGCTGGCCGAGCTGGTCGGCGGTCAGCGTGGCCTGGTGCCTGCCGAGCCCGATCAGGATGATGTGGTGGATCCGTATCGCCGCTCGCAGAACACCTATGAGCTGTCGGCGTCGCAGCTGGTCCCGGCCGTCGCCGAGGTCGAGCGCGTGGTGCGCGCGGCCCTCGCCTGATATGTGACAACCCCACCCACATGGGAGCAGAGCCCCTTGTGAGATGTATACGCGCCAGTGGGCGGTGTGCTTCGAGTCGGGTCACGCCGGCAGCGCAGACGAAGAGGCGGATCAGTGAACCGTCGCGCGTGACCGCTGAGTCTGTCGAACGGTCGTCGCCGTCTCCGTCAGCCTTCGCCCACCGGCCTCTCCTAGGCTGTTCCCTATGCCCGCACCACGTCTGTCACCGTTCACGATCATCGCTCGCGTCGCGCTCGTGCCGTATGCGATCGCGCTCGGTCTGATCGTCTGGCTGCCCGCGAGTGCGGCTTCCAAGGTCACCGATGTGGTGTTCCGCTTCGCGCGCTTCGTGAGTGCGCACACGCCGGTTCCGCTGGGCCTGAGCTATACCGTGTTCGAGTTTCTGGCGAACATCGCCCTGTTCGTGCCACTTGGGCTGCTGCTGGTGGCCGCGTGGCCGCGCGCGAACGCGTGGGTGGTGCTGCTGCTGGGTTATGCGACCAGTGTCACGATCGAACTCGTGCAGACGCTGCTGCCCAGCCGTTTCACGACGCTGTCGGATGTGATCGCGAACACGCTCGGCACGGCGATCGGATGCGTGATCGCCCGCATGCTGGTGCAGCGGCACCCTCCGCGCATGCCGGTCGAGCCGCCGCTGGCCACCTGGGACGAGATCATCGCCGATCAGCCGGCCGCGCGTCGCTGACGAGGCGGGGGCGAAGCCTGTAAGAAGGCGATTCAGCGTGCAGTGACCAGATGCCGCGGTGGCCCCTCGATGCGGGCGACAGCGACCTTCACCTCGACGAGTTCTTCCTGAACCCGGTCGATGCGGCTCCCGAGCTGGCTCTCGACACGGTCGATGCGGCTGCCGAGTTTGCTCTCGACACGGTCGATGCGGCTGCCGAGTCTGCTCTCCAGCCGGCTGGAGACGATGTCCATGCGGTGGATCATCCAGCCGCCCACGCTGCCGATGGCAAGCAGGATCGACACGCCGACGCCCAGCATCGTGATCACTTCGACCGACATGTACACGCCTCCATTGTGCCTGAGGTTCTGGCTCCAGCGGCAGTGAAACCGACCATATCCGCGGGCGAGGACGCTCTGACCGACTTTTCCGGTCGCTGTGGCGACCCACGCCGAACCCGCAGCTGTGCAGGGCAATCGTCGTGCACGCGCACCTCGGGAGATACTGAAGCATGACCTTTGGTGACGACGCGTTGCATGCCGCCCCGCCCCGCCGACGCCGCCGCTGGCCGTGGGTGATCGTGTTCGTGGTGGTGTTCGCGCTGGTGGCCGTTGCCGCGACTGCGGGCGTGTATCTGTGGCGACTGTCGTCGTCGTACGAGAAGGCCGAGTCGATACCTGCTGCGAAGGTGTTCCCCACAGTTCGCCCCACGCAGGTGAATCCCGAGGCGATGAACATCTTGATGCTCGGTTCGGACACGCGCACCGGGCTGGGCGGCGGGCTGGACAGCATCCGCGGTCAGCGCGCCGACACGATGCTGCTCGTACATCTGCCGGCCGACCGGTCGGGGGTGCAGGTGATCTCGTTCATGCGGGACAACTGGGTCGACATCCCGGGGTACGGCGCGAACAAGCTCAATGCCGCTCTCGCCTTCGGCGGGGTGCCACTGCTCGTGCAGACGCTGGAGACGCTCGTCGACGTGCCGATCGATCATGTGATGATCACTGATTTCGAGGGGTTCACCGGACTGACCGATGCTCTGGACGGCGTGACGGTCGACAACCAGATCGCGTTTCGGGAGACGGCTACGCCTACGCCAAGGGTCCGATCGAGCTGCGCGGCAAGCAGGCTCTCCGCTATGTGCGCGAGCGCCACTCGTTTCCCGATGGCGACTACCAGCGCGTGCGCAATCAGCAGGCGTTCATCAAGGGCGTGATCGACAAGATGCTCAGCCGCGAGACTCTGACCAATCCCGGCCGGGTGGCCGCGGCGGTGGATGCCATCTCGCCCTACCTGATGGTGGATGCCGGGCTGGATGCCGCGACCGTCGGGAGTCTGGCCCTGAGTCTGCGCGACGTGACGCGCGACGAGGTGCTGTTTCTGACCGCCCCGACGCTCGGCACGGGCATGGTCGGCAGCCAGTCGATCGTGCGGCCGGATTGGGATGGTCTCGCCGCGCTCTCGGACGCGCTCAAGAACGACACGGTGCCGGCGTACGCCGCGGCGCATCCGGCGAACCGCTGAGCGGTCCCACAGCACGCCCCACCTCTTACTAATCTGGACGTATGAGCGACCCCGACGGCACCACCCGACCGAGTCTTCGACGGGCCGATCTTCGTCGCCTGCGCGATGCGCTGGATCATGGCGAGACTCCCCTGCCCGCCAGTCTGGCGGCAGATCCGGCCGCGCGCACGTCTCCTGGGGTGCACAGTGCGCCGCGCGGCACGATCCTCAC
Above is a window of Microbacterium suwonense DNA encoding:
- a CDS encoding EscU/YscU/HrcU family type III secretion system export apparatus switch protein — its product is MSDSGERNQKATDKHLREARQKGKLSRSQDLTAWLGIGAAAVAMPSAMAAGAAAGTEQLIALPGIMRDPSPDSALGVLGLGLSSVLPTLGTLLGAVVVVTLLGAVVQGGVRMRKFSGRYEQFNILNGVKRIFGMQSLWEGAKALLKTGAIAIALWAVIATLIPVLSASGAHSVTLLLGTAADGTAALLQVAIMVGLGLAAIDVFVVMRRNTKHTRMTRREVTDEHKSSEGDPLIRQQRRSRQLAMSRNRMIAAVAGSDVVLVNPTHVAVALRYEPGRSAPKVVAKGKGVVAEKIRERATECGVPMVRDIPLARALHAACELGQEIPEELYTAVARVLVFVDMLRRRGSARGVHSVPVRTA
- a CDS encoding flagellar biosynthesis protein FlhA; translated protein: MRGTLNRIVVPIAVVGIIMLLVVPVPPVLLDTLIILNILFALVILLNTMFIRKPLDFSVFPSLLLVATLFRLGLNVASTRLVLGEAYAGQVIEAFGTIAVGGSLIIGAVIFLILVVIQFVVVTKGAERVAEVGARFTLDAMPGKQMAIDADLNAGLITDVQARERRAEVAAEADFYGAMDGASKFVKGDAIAGLVIIIINIVGGIAIGMVSHGMAIDESVNTYSLLTIGDGLVTQIPALLMAVSTGMIVTRSNAEADMGSSAFAQLGQSVNALNIAGCAAIVMAFIPGMPMLPFIVVGALLILAAQRVKASQAATAASEVAPAETSSSDSPEELMERMRVHALEIQLSSDVVDLVTGGPDDLLARVKALRRRIALDLGLVVPPVRTRDSVELPSSTYVIRIAGVEAGRGVVPPGRLLALGAGLDALPGAAVHDPVFGLEGKWIPAEMRHSAELAGATVVDRASVVVTHLSSVIHAGAARLLSREDVRQLTDALKQVSPAAVEELTPALLSLAEVQRVLQALLAERVPINDLSRIYEALAVRAKTSTDLEGLVEAARAALGPAIAARFAEDGVLRVIMINPLLEQSMMESLRMGEDGPQIVFEPNRMEAVVESVRQAVTAASARDGGEPVLVCAPSLRAAVRRMVSAQTDGLPVLSYTEAGGAGVFTIETVGVVRDAAPSAVAGLAGPAE
- a CDS encoding LCP family protein → MRNQQAFIKGVIDKMLSRETLTNPGRVAAAVDAISPYLMVDAGLDAATVGSLALSLRDVTRDEVLFLTAPTLGTGMVGSQSIVRPDWDGLAALSDALKNDTVPAYAAAHPANR
- a CDS encoding low molecular weight phosphatase family protein; translated protein: MSDVDGTTRPRIRRADLRRMREALDHGETALPAEVPVSVPAPRPAPVPQGAPRGTILTVCTGNICRSPMGEVLLRARLRDLGVRVHSAGTHALVDHEMTEQAQQLAVANGADAGDAAAHRARLLTVQHLAETDLVLTMAREHRSYVVQLSPALLRRTFTVREFARLAATLSDDEVRRGLSAAGTDAGARLRALAELVGGQRGLVPAEPDQDDVVDPYRRSQNTYELSASQLVPAVAEVERVVRAALA
- a CDS encoding VanZ family protein, producing the protein MPAPRLSPFTIIARVALVPYAIALGLIVWLPASAASKVTDVVFRFARFVSAHTPVPLGLSYTVFEFLANIALFVPLGLLLVAAWPRANAWVVLLLGYATSVTIELVQTLLPSRFTTLSDVIANTLGTAIGCVIARMLVQRHPPRMPVEPPLATWDEIIADQPAARR